In Georgenia soli, a genomic segment contains:
- a CDS encoding S-ribosylhomocysteine lyase → MNVESFNLDHRTVAAPYVRVADTKQLPGGDVLTKYDVRFCQPNVDHLEMPVVHSLEHTFAEHVRNHSDDVVDFSPMGCQTGFYLLLVGDHPYEEVLDLVATTLQDVVDATEVPAANETQCGWAASHTLTGAQDAARAMLERREEWAQVTA, encoded by the coding sequence ATGAACGTCGAGAGCTTCAACCTCGACCACCGCACCGTCGCCGCGCCGTACGTGCGCGTCGCCGACACCAAGCAGCTGCCCGGCGGTGACGTGCTGACCAAGTACGACGTGCGCTTCTGCCAGCCCAACGTCGACCACCTCGAGATGCCGGTGGTGCACTCGCTCGAGCACACCTTCGCCGAGCACGTGCGCAACCACTCCGACGACGTCGTCGACTTCTCCCCCATGGGCTGCCAGACGGGCTTCTACCTGCTGCTGGTCGGGGACCACCCCTACGAGGAGGTCCTCGACCTGGTCGCCACCACGCTGCAGGACGTCGTCGACGCCACCGAGGTCCCCGCCGCCAACGAGACGCAGTGCGGGTGGGCCGCCAGCCACACCCTGACCGGCGCCCAGGACGCCGCGCGCGCCATGCTCGAGCGGCGCGAGGAGTGGGCCCAGGTCACGGCATGA
- a CDS encoding enoyl-CoA hydratase/isomerase family protein, whose product MKVRSWTDGTVGRLELDRPAALNALDLDMIRGLREALDRWRSDDDVAEVVITGAGGRAFCSGGDVRAAREAVLAGRAELADTFFAEEYALNGAIAELPKPYVAVIDGVAMGGGLGVSIHGSARVVTERAALAMPETALGFTPDVGSTYFLSHLDGDPAGAVGRYLALTGARIGAADALALGLATHFVPANAVDALLDDAGAEGTAAALARHAADPAEAGEPSLAPYRDRIEATFSAGTVTEILERLDDAGDDWAAGTAAALRIMCPTSLVVALELLKAGAASTLGQCLENELRAAVWLIARPDFAEGVRAVLVDKDRKASWSPARVDEVDAEQIRALLVPAPAAG is encoded by the coding sequence ATGAAGGTGAGGTCGTGGACCGACGGGACGGTCGGTCGCCTGGAGCTGGACCGGCCGGCGGCGCTCAACGCCCTGGACCTGGACATGATCCGCGGGCTGCGCGAGGCGCTCGACCGCTGGCGGAGCGACGACGACGTCGCCGAGGTGGTCATCACCGGGGCCGGCGGGCGGGCGTTCTGCTCCGGCGGTGACGTCCGCGCGGCGCGCGAGGCCGTCCTCGCCGGGCGCGCGGAGCTCGCGGACACGTTCTTCGCCGAGGAGTACGCCCTCAACGGCGCGATCGCCGAGCTCCCCAAGCCGTACGTCGCCGTGATCGACGGCGTCGCGATGGGCGGCGGCCTGGGCGTCAGCATCCACGGCAGCGCCCGCGTGGTCACCGAACGGGCGGCGCTCGCCATGCCGGAGACCGCGCTCGGCTTCACCCCCGACGTCGGCTCCACCTACTTCCTCTCCCACCTCGACGGCGACCCCGCCGGAGCCGTCGGCCGCTACCTCGCGCTGACCGGCGCGCGCATCGGCGCCGCCGACGCCCTCGCCCTGGGCCTGGCCACCCACTTCGTCCCGGCGAACGCCGTCGACGCCCTCCTCGACGACGCCGGGGCCGAGGGGACCGCGGCCGCCCTCGCCCGGCACGCGGCCGACCCGGCGGAGGCCGGCGAGCCGTCCCTGGCGCCGTACCGCGACCGGATCGAGGCGACGTTCTCGGCCGGCACGGTGACCGAGATCCTGGAGCGGCTGGACGACGCCGGCGACGACTGGGCGGCAGGCACCGCGGCCGCGCTGCGCATCATGTGCCCCACCTCCCTGGTCGTCGCCCTGGAGCTGCTGAAGGCCGGCGCCGCCTCCACGCTGGGGCAGTGCCTGGAGAACGAGCTGCGCGCCGCCGTCTGGCTCATCGCCCGCCCCGACTTCGCCGAGGGCGTGCGCGCCGTCCTGGTGGACAAGGACCGCAAGGCATCCTGGTCGCCCGCGCGGGTGGACGAGGTGGACGCGGAGCAGATCCGCGCGCTCCTCGTTCCCGCGCCCGCCGCCGGATGA